CCGGGGTTACTTAGGCCTTGTCGACCTTCAGTGTCGAGGGTGCTTTGTAACAGTGGCGCTAATACGGCACCGAGGATAAGTGCAAAGACGATTTTAATGGCGTTGTTGCGATTCTTTAGCAGGCAAAGCATTGCCACAGTTATTGCAATGGCTGCCAAAACCCCAGTACGGGACATAATGAGGATAGAAACGCAGGCAATAAGCGCCATGCAGGCTAGCAGTACCAACCTTATCGCAGGCTTAGCATTGTGATGTAACCAGATGGCCAATGCTAATGCGGTGGAAAGGAGGCTGGAGACCACATTAGGCTGATAAAAACTACCAACGGGGCGGTGGTTACGAATGCCAATAAACCAGTCAGGTTGTAGGAATTGCGCAAGGCATATCAGTGCTTGAATCATCGAGCCGATAACAACCAACCACAAGGTGTTATCTAGCGCAGACTTACAGCGGATTTGAGTGATTGCAATGGCGAGCAATAGCCAAGCGATTAACCCACAGGCACGGGCGCTAGCCTCACCCACCCAGGGTTGCGAAGACCAGCAATAGGGCAACAGCAATAAGCCGATAACAGTGGCCAGTCCGGTCAGTATCGGGCTCCAGTGGATCTGTTCATTTTGGATTATTTTGCTAAATCCTGTGGCACAGATCAGGGCAATGGAGATCCAGACCATATTATTGTTGGCAACAGATAAGCCCGAACCACCGGCATTGGGCTGAAAGTAGTGCATCGAGAACAGAAACAAACTGCCGCAGAAAAACACCATCGCCTTATTCGCGTAACCATCCTTGGCTAGATTCAATGGCTTTACTCTTGGTCGTCGTTTAGAAAGAAATCCGGTTCGCTAATATCAAACTCATCTGGAAGTTCAATCTTGCCGGGAATAGCGTGCCGCTCTTCGGCCCATTCGCCTAAATCGATAAGTTTGCAGCGTTCACTGCAAAATGGGCGGAATGTGGCTTGTTCAGTCCATTCAACTGGGGTTGAGCAGGTTGGGCATTGTACGGATAGGGTCATTGTTGTTCCATGGATAAACACAGTTGCAGTGGTAAGTTACGATGATCGGCTTTGCCGGTGTCGTTATTAACCAGATGAATAGTAAAACGGTTGCGGTGGGCGCTGATTGCTGGATAGACCCCATGTTCCTGCTTGATGCGCAAACGCAGCAGGTCAATAGTCTTCTCAGAAGCGGCTTGATAGCTTCCAGCCATTGCAATGGAGTCTTGCCATTGGCTACTGCCACGCAGTATCGCCAGTAGCTGCTCGATACTGGCGGTAAATGGCGTGAGCAGCGCCAGCCATTGCTGAGCTTGCTGTTGTCGCCATTCTAGCGGACGAGCTAACCAAAAGTGCAGCTGTGGCAGATCAAAGCTACCGCAACCGCCAGGAATCGTTAACCGTTGCCTGACCGCTGCTAAAAAGCGATCGGCTTTCAACTCTGAGGTGGGCTTAGTGAGTTTATACAGCTGTTGTTGCCAGCGTTTAAAATCGTTGGCTAATAGATCCAGTTGTTGCTGATCGACGTTGGGGTATTGGCGCCAGCGCTCAATATTTGAGAGTTGTCTATCAATATCTTTAAGTAACTCTGAGCGCAGATCCGCTCTATCGATAAGCTCCATTAATTCAAACAAGCAGTGAAAAAATGCCAGTTCGCCATGGGGCAATTGAAATTGCTGATGTGAGTTAACTTGATTAAAAACCGCTTCAACCCGCAAGTAACTGCGGACTTTTTCGTTAAGCGGTTGTTCGAACAGCAGCCACATGGGGTTATTTCTCGGTAAGACTGAGGTAATACTGGTGAAGCTTTACTACTTGATGCTGTAAGTCGCAAAGCTGAGCACTATTGTCGATGATATCGTCCGCTTTAGCTAGGCGGCTCGGGCGATCAATTTGGCTGGCAATGATCTTTTTTACCAGCTCGGGGTTATTGTTGTCTCGGGCAATGGTACGTTTGAGCTGTGTTTGTTCATCAACATCAACCACTAAAATACGATCAACCAGCTGGTGCATGTCGCCCTCGAGCAGCAATGGCACCACTACTACCACATAAGCAGAGGCAGCCTGCTGGCACTGAACTAACATCTCGGCGCGGATCATAGGGTGGGTTAATCGATTAAGCCACTGTCGCTGCTCAGGTTGGTTAAAAACCAGCTCACGCAGCTGTGCTCGGTCAAGTTGACCATCTGCTGTTAATACCTTGGTGCCGAAATGTTCAGTGATGGCAGCAAGCCCATCACTGCCTTTGGCTACGACATGACGCGCAATCACATCGGTATCGACAATGGTTACCCCTAAGTCCGCAAAGCGGTCACTTACCTGAGTTTTACCTGCGCCGATACCACCGGTTAGGCCGACGAGCAGTTTGTTCATAAGCCAACCACGCTATGCAGATACCAGTTAACCAACTCTGGGCCGTAAAATAGGTAACTTAATCCGCCAATAATAATCCATGGTCCAAACGGCATCGGCTTACCTTGGTCAAGTTTGCTGGTTACGGTTAGAGCAATTCCAACAACAGCACCGCCGATGGATGAAATCAGAATAATCGGTAATAGTGCCTGCCAGCCAAACCAGGCGCCGAACAAGGCTAATAGCTTAAAGTCGCCATATCCCATGCCCTCTTTGCCAGTGAGTAGTTTAAAGCCTTGAAAGATAGACCAGAGCGATAGGTAACCAAATGCAGCCCCTAATACCGCATCAGCGAGTGTTACAAAGCCCGTGTCTATATTGAGCAACAACCCCAGCCAAAGCAGTGGCAAGGTGATGCTGTCTGGAAGCAACATCTTGTCAAAGTCGATGGCAGCAGCAGCAATCAAGCCAAAGCACAGTAACCAAGTACCTAGAAACAGTCCCGTTGGGCCAAGTTTCGCGGCAACAGCAACACACAGCAGTGCCGTGAGAAGTTCTACTAACGGGTAGCGAATCGAGATTGGGCTATGGCAATTGTGGCATTTGCCCCGTTGCGATAGGTAGCTGATTAAGGGGATGTTACGCCAAGCTGGTATGTCAGCTTGGCATTTAGGGCAATTACTACCTGGAGTGATGAGATTGTATCGCTCTGGCCATTCATCTTTGGCAGGGGTGGTTGCAAGCCCTTCGGCGCACTCTTGTAGCCATTGTCGCTCCATCATAATAGGTAAACGATGGATAACCACATTGAGAAAACTGCCAATAAGCAAACTAACGGTGCCAATTACACCTAAAAAGAGCCAATTGTATTGAGCAAAAAGCTCTAGCCACATCGCCATTACTACCGCCGATTAAATGATTTATGCGGGATGTTAACCGACTACGTTACCTAATTCGAATATCGGCAGGTACATAGCGATAATAAGGCCGCCGACCAATACTCCCAGGACAACCATTAATAGCGGTTCGATCAAGGTTGATAAGCCATCAACAGCATCATCTACTTCCATTTCAAATATGTTAGCGACCTTATTGAGCATATCGTCTAAGGCACCAGACTCTTCACCAATCATCACCATCTGAGTAACCATATCGGGGAACAGGTTTACGGTACGCATGGCAATGTTCATTTGTAAGCCGGAGACTACTTCCTCTTTCATTTTGAGGATCCCTTTGCGGTAGACCGCATTACCCGAGGCACCAGCAGAGGCGTCTAAACCTTCTACTAGAGGGACACCAGCAGCAAAGGTAGTCGCCAGAGTTCGGGCAAACTTTGCCATTGCCCCTTTATGTAAAATATTACCAACCACTGGAATTTTTAATAGCACCACATCGACCTTATCGCGAAACTCTGGCGAGTTATGATAGGCCCGTTTGTAGAGCCATACGATGATCATTGCTACCCCAAGGAAGTAATACCAACTGCTTTGAATGAATTTGGATAAACCGATAACCATCTGGGTAAAGGCAGGCAGCTCAGCACCAAAGTCGTTAAATATCGCCTCAAATTGAGGTACCACAAATATCAATAGGATTAAGGTAACGATAATGGCAACGGTAACCACCGCAACCGGATAAAACATCGCCTTTTTAATTTTGGATTTGAGCGCTTCCGACTTTTCTCGATAGGTGGCGATACGGTCAAATACGCTGTCCAAGGTACCGGACTGTTCACCGGCCGAAACTAAGTCACAGTAAAGCTCATCAAAGTGCTCGCGGTGGGGCCGCAATGCTTGCGCAACTGGAGTGCCCGCTTGGATCTCTTCTAAAATCTTGCCCAGCAGTTTCCGCATCGCTTCATTTTCATGGCCTTTGGCGACCATATCGAGGCCGGTAACCAGTGGTACACCGGCCATCAACATGGTTGCTATCTGGCGGGTAACTACGGCGATATCTTTAGAGGTGATCTTAGATTTTTTTTGAAATAGCGAACGGGGTTTGCGGGCGACCTTGAGCGGAGTGACGCCTTGGGAGCGTAATATCGCTTTAACTTCATTAATGGAGGCGCCGCGCAGCTCGCCTTTGAGCGGATTGCCCTTTTGGTTTTTGCCAGACCATACGAAATCGCTGACTTCGGCTTTCTTCGACTTATCCAGTTTTGCTTTTTTTTGTTGCCGTTGATCGGCACTGCTGCGCGCCTGAAAAACCTTAGCCATCGAGCAAATCCTTATGCTTTATGTTAGTGACTGGTTACTCGGTTAACTTCCGCTAGTGAAGTGGTTCCGTCAATCACTTTTTCCAGTGCTGACTGTCTTAACGTTACCATGCCATCTTTTTTAGCCTGTTTGGCCAGATCCAAGGCGCTGCCACCATCCATGATCAGCGCCGCCATCTCGGTGGTCATGGTTAACATCTCATACAGACCTATTCGCCCTTTATAGCCACCATTGCAGTTATCGCACCCCTTAGGTTTAAACAGGGTAATGCCAGCGTCAATCTGTTGGTGGCTAAAGCCTGCTTGCAGCAACTCAATCGACGGGATCTGCTCCGGTTGCTTGCAGTTAGGGCACAACTTACGGCCTAAACGTTGGGCAATAATTAGGCTTACCGAGCTGGCGATGTTGTAGGCTGGAACGCCCATGTTGAGCAAACGAGTAAGTGTTTCTGGCGCCGAGTTGGTGTGCAACGTGCTCATCACCATATGCCCGGTTTGCGCTGCCTTTACTGCAATCTCAGCGGTTTCTAGATCGCGGATCTCACCAACCATAACAATATCGGGATCCTGCCGAAGGAAAGATCGTAGCGCGCCAGCAAAGGTAAGGCCGGCCTTTGGGTGGATCTGTACTTGGTTGATGCCAGGAAGGTTGATTTCAACCGGATCTTCAGCGGTGGAGATATTACGCTCTTCGGTATTAAGGATATTAAGGCCAGTATATAGCGATACCGTCTTGCCAGAACCGGTAGGGCCGGTTACTAAGATCATCCCCTGTGGTCGCTGCAGGTTTTGTTGGTACAGCGCTTTTTGTTGTTCGCTAAAACCGAGGATATCGATATTTAAGTTGGCAGCGGAGGAGTCCAAGATCCGCATTACCACCTTTTCGCCAAACAGCGTTGGCAATACCGATACGCGAAAATCGACCATCTTTTTATTGCCAACCCGCAACTTGATTCGACCATCTTGCGGTAAACGGCGCTCGGCGATATCCAGTTTGGCCATTACCTTGATGCGGGCGGAGATACGTGGCCCTAAGCCCTGAGGCGGCGCGGTGATGGTGCTGAGCATGCCATCAATACGAAAACGAACCCGGTATTGGTTCTCGTAGGGCTCAAAGTGCAGATCCGAGGCGCCTTTACGGATCGCTTCGGTCATCAGCTTGTTGATAAATACTACTACGGGGGCGTCATCGGCGCTGACGTCAGTATGGTCGCTATCGTCACTGTTATCGGTATCAATGCCAGCGAGGCGATTTTCATCGTCTTCGCTGATATCAAGTTGATCTAGGTCAGCCTCTAGCACCTTATCGATAATCTTATCGAGCGCCTGCTGAACCACGATGATCGGCTCAACGTGCAGCCCTAAGCTGAATTGAAACTCTTCAAGGGCAACTAAATTGTTGGGATTTGAGGTGGCCAGAATAAGCCGATTGTTACGTTTACAAAGAGGCAGGCAACGATGTTTTTCTATTAGTTTTGAGTTTTTTATATCGTCAGGAATTGTAGATATATCAAGCCATGATATATCAAGAGACGGAAGGCCAAATGTACCTGCTATATTAGACATCGTGAGATGAAGTACAGCTCCTCTTCAAGGAGCTGTACTTTCTACTATCAACTACAATTTTTTGGCTTAAATTCAGCTGGGATTGTAGAAGTGCAATCCCAAACACCATCGCCATCTCTAGTTAGAGTGATATTTTTATCTTTAACTAAAGCGTTCACAGTTCCTGAATCTAGCTTACAATCTAACGAGTTTGCTGCGGCACTTGTTGTACTAGGAGCAGCGACTGTAATTGTGCAGTAGGTTCCACTAATAGTGTTTCCAAGAGTGGTGGTTACAGTTTCACCCTCATTTACTGCAATTTCATATGCAGTTTTATATGGAGTGACTTCAGCAAGCGCAGCATTAACTTGCGACTTCACTGTGTAATCCTGATAAGCAGGAATCGCGATTGCTGCCAAAATACCGATAATGGCTACCACGATCATCAATTCAATCAGGGTAAAGCCTTGTTGTAAGTTCCGTTTCATCCGTGTATCTCCCAAAAACAATAATATCAGCCCGAAAGCGGCAGGCCGGGTGGCCCTCCTGGCTACCGACAGCTACTCCGTAGAAAAGTAGTGCTAATCGCAGTCTAAGCAACAAGAATCGCTAACACAATAGCTACTTACTGTAATTTCTTTGGAACGCTATAGATAAAATAGTACGTTATTGAGGCAGTGTGGCTGGTGAGTGTACGGCTGGTGTTGATCTTGTGAATCATAGAGGGTTGAGGCTCGGAGCGGTGAAGCTCCGAGTTGTTAGCTATTAGTTAAAGCGCATTGATAAATCAAGTGCTCGAACATGCTTGGTCAGTGCGCCAACTGAGATGAAATCGACTCCAGTGCGGGCGAAATCGGCGATGGTATCGATGGTGACATTACCAGACACCTCGAGCTTGGCGGGTGACGGAAGCGCTTGGTTAAGCTGCACTGCCTGAACCATCATGGTGATGTCGAAGTTATCGAGCATGATAATGTCGGCACCAGCTTGCAGTGCCGCCGTTAACTCTTCAATTGACTCAACCTCAACCTCAACCGGTGCTTCTGGCTTGAGTGTTCGGGCGGAGCTGATAGCGGCGTCGATGCCACCACAAGCAGCAATGTGATTCTCTTTAATCAAAAACGCATCGAATAGGCCAATACGGTGGTTCTTCCCACCACCACAGGTCACCGCGTACTTTTGTGCGGTACGTAACCCCGGTAAGGTTTTACGGGTATCGAGCAGGCGACAATGGGTGCCTTCCAGCTTGGCTGTGTAGTGGTGCACAATGGTGGCCACGCCAGACAGGGTCTGCACAAAATTAAGGGCGGTACGTTCGCCGGTAAGCAGAAGTCGTGCTGGACCAGCCAACTCGACTAGGGTTTGCCCAGCCACAATCAGGTCTCCGTCATCGACGTGCCAGTGCAGTGCAACTTCGCCACCAAGTTGGTTAAACACCTGCTCCACCCATGCCTTGCCGCAGAATACCGCGTCTTCACGGGTAATGATGGTGGCTTCGGCATAACGTTCGGCGGGGATCAGTTGGGCGGTAATGTCGCCATCGTTTGCGGATAGTCCGCCTAAATCTTCATGCAACGCTGTCGCAACCGACAGGCGAATATCATTTTCCAGCATTGGCTTAGTACTTCCTTAGCGTCAATCTTTTGCCCCGTTGAACCAGCTCCAGATCGCGTAAGGCGTTCATGCCGAGCAAAATGGTGTGGCCGTCCAAGCCGGGATTAATGTGTGCAGACAGATTATATAGGGTAAGTCCGCCAATGGAGAGCGATTCAATGTGGGTTTGCCACACTCTAATGCTGCCATTTGCGGTATTTACTTGAAACGGCCTACCTCGGGGTAATTGTAATTTGTCAGCCACAGCGGCGGGGATAGATATTTCAGTGGCACCGGTATCCAACAGCATCACTACCGCTTGTTCGTTGAGTAGCGCTGAAGTGACATAGTGGCCTTGTCGATTCTGCTGCAGCGTAATGGTGTTGGCCGCATCAGTGCTAACGTTTTGATTTGGATTGTATTGCCGTTCTATTTTTTGATCGAAGTAAAAGTACAGCAGAGCGGCTAGGATCAGCCATGCCATCACAAACATCAGCTTGCCGGTTCGGGTCTGAGAAGTCGCTGTTGAGGGCATAAGGTTTGATACACTCTTCGAATAATTATTACTATTATTTGCTAGTAAACAAGGAATTACCATGACTAAACTGCAATATCATGTTGAACCGAAAGGGCGCTGGCTTGAGTCCGTTCAACATCGCTTTTGCAGCTTTCACGGGGTGCGGCCAAAGCCTATTTCGATGGTGGTTATCCACAATATTAGTCTGCCGTCTGGGTTATTCGGCGCACCCTATATAGACCAGCTGTTTTTGGGTTGTGTTCAATCGGATTACGAGGTGCTGAAGCAGCTGCATCAGGTTGAGGTATCAGCGCACTTGTTGATCCGCCGAAATGGTGGCGTAGTGCAATATGTTCCGTTTGATCGCAGGGCATGGCATGCCGGGGTAAGCTGCTTTGCAAACGAAGCAAACTGCAACGACTATTCGATTGGGATTGAGCTGGAGGGAGCGGACAATATTCCTTATAGCGATAACCAGTATCAAAGTTTGGCGGCAGTAATTAGCGCCATAATGGCAGTGTACCCATTAATTACACCGGCACGAATCGTTGGCCACAGTGATATAGCTCCCGGCCGCAAGACTGATCCTGGCCCAGCCTTTGACTGGCAACGATTGACCACAGAACTGGAGTCCATCAGATTATGACACTGTTCTCTCTTCTCTTGGTGATGTTGGCGGAGCGCTTAAAACTGTGGCAGCAGACATTTCAGTTTGAATCGTTCAGTCGCCGTTATTTCGCTTTGGTTGGCGTAGATAGAGGTCGACCCAGTATTATTTTACTGGTAGCGGCCTTGCTCCCTGCGCTGGTCGTTGGCACAGCGACCGAGCGGCTAAGTGGCTGGTGGTTTGGTGTGCCCAATCTCATTGTGTGGTTGGTTATCGGCTTACTGCTGTTTGGCCACAGCTCAATTCGCCAGCGCTTTCGGCAGTTTTTGCACTTTGCGAGCAGTGACGATATCGACGCCTGCCATCAGTTAGTGCAGCAAATGGACGCCTGCCATCGAAAAGATGCGGATGAATATTCACTCGGGCAGCATATGGGGGAGCTGGCGGCGTGGATCAACTTTCGCTATTACGCCGCCGTGGCACTCTATTTTGTGGTGCTTGGGCCAGCTTTTGCCATGTTTTATTCATTGGTGCGAGATCTACACGACCATCACTCCCGTCTAGGTCGGCCACGGTTATCGACAACCTTACATCTGCTTGACTGGTTACCTGCACGTATTGTCAGCGTCAGTTTTGCCTTTGCTGGCCACTTTCAACAATCGATGCAAGTACTGCTGCCAAACCTTATCAATCTTCGCGTTCCTGCTCGAAAGGTTGTGGTTGATGTAGCCATCGCCGCCGAGGAGATGCCATCGCAAACTAAGCAACCGATCTGC
The genomic region above belongs to Ferrimonas lipolytica and contains:
- the ampE gene encoding beta-lactamase regulator AmpE codes for the protein MTLFSLLLVMLAERLKLWQQTFQFESFSRRYFALVGVDRGRPSIILLVAALLPALVVGTATERLSGWWFGVPNLIVWLVIGLLLFGHSSIRQRFRQFLHFASSDDIDACHQLVQQMDACHRKDADEYSLGQHMGELAAWINFRYYAAVALYFVVLGPAFAMFYSLVRDLHDHHSRLGRPRLSTTLHLLDWLPARIVSVSFAFAGHFQQSMQVLLPNLINLRVPARKVVVDVAIAAEEMPSQTKQPICILSTLAMLKLVKRNLVLLLVVVSFLTIFGFLQ
- a CDS encoding retropepsin-like aspartic protease family protein, with protein sequence MPSTATSQTRTGKLMFVMAWLILAALLYFYFDQKIERQYNPNQNVSTDAANTITLQQNRQGHYVTSALLNEQAVVMLLDTGATEISIPAAVADKLQLPRGRPFQVNTANGSIRVWQTHIESLSIGGLTLYNLSAHINPGLDGHTILLGMNALRDLELVQRGKRLTLRKY
- the nadC gene encoding carboxylating nicotinate-nucleotide diphosphorylase, with translation MLENDIRLSVATALHEDLGGLSANDGDITAQLIPAERYAEATIITREDAVFCGKAWVEQVFNQLGGEVALHWHVDDGDLIVAGQTLVELAGPARLLLTGERTALNFVQTLSGVATIVHHYTAKLEGTHCRLLDTRKTLPGLRTAQKYAVTCGGGKNHRIGLFDAFLIKENHIAACGGIDAAISSARTLKPEAPVEVEVESIEELTAALQAGADIIMLDNFDITMMVQAVQLNQALPSPAKLEVSGNVTIDTIADFARTGVDFISVGALTKHVRALDLSMRFN
- a CDS encoding pilin, encoding MKRNLQQGFTLIELMIVVAIIGILAAIAIPAYQDYTVKSQVNAALAEVTPYKTAYEIAVNEGETVTTTLGNTISGTYCTITVAAPSTTSAAANSLDCKLDSGTVNALVKDKNITLTRDGDGVWDCTSTIPAEFKPKNCS
- the ampD gene encoding 1,6-anhydro-N-acetylmuramyl-L-alanine amidase AmpD, with amino-acid sequence MTKLQYHVEPKGRWLESVQHRFCSFHGVRPKPISMVVIHNISLPSGLFGAPYIDQLFLGCVQSDYEVLKQLHQVEVSAHLLIRRNGGVVQYVPFDRRAWHAGVSCFANEANCNDYSIGIELEGADNIPYSDNQYQSLAAVISAIMAVYPLITPARIVGHSDIAPGRKTDPGPAFDWQRLTTELESIRL
- the coaE gene encoding dephospho-CoA kinase (Dephospho-CoA kinase (CoaE) performs the final step in coenzyme A biosynthesis.), which gives rise to MNKLLVGLTGGIGAGKTQVSDRFADLGVTIVDTDVIARHVVAKGSDGLAAITEHFGTKVLTADGQLDRAQLRELVFNQPEQRQWLNRLTHPMIRAEMLVQCQQAASAYVVVVVPLLLEGDMHQLVDRILVVDVDEQTQLKRTIARDNNNPELVKKIIASQIDRPSRLAKADDIIDNSAQLCDLQHQVVKLHQYYLSLTEK
- the zapD gene encoding cell division protein ZapD, whose amino-acid sequence is MWLLFEQPLNEKVRSYLRVEAVFNQVNSHQQFQLPHGELAFFHCLFELMELIDRADLRSELLKDIDRQLSNIERWRQYPNVDQQQLDLLANDFKRWQQQLYKLTKPTSELKADRFLAAVRQRLTIPGGCGSFDLPQLHFWLARPLEWRQQQAQQWLALLTPFTASIEQLLAILRGSSQWQDSIAMAGSYQAASEKTIDLLRLRIKQEHGVYPAISAHRNRFTIHLVNNDTGKADHRNLPLQLCLSMEQQ
- a CDS encoding type II secretion system F family protein, producing MAKVFQARSSADQRQQKKAKLDKSKKAEVSDFVWSGKNQKGNPLKGELRGASINEVKAILRSQGVTPLKVARKPRSLFQKKSKITSKDIAVVTRQIATMLMAGVPLVTGLDMVAKGHENEAMRKLLGKILEEIQAGTPVAQALRPHREHFDELYCDLVSAGEQSGTLDSVFDRIATYREKSEALKSKIKKAMFYPVAVVTVAIIVTLILLIFVVPQFEAIFNDFGAELPAFTQMVIGLSKFIQSSWYYFLGVAMIIVWLYKRAYHNSPEFRDKVDVVLLKIPVVGNILHKGAMAKFARTLATTFAAGVPLVEGLDASAGASGNAVYRKGILKMKEEVVSGLQMNIAMRTVNLFPDMVTQMVMIGEESGALDDMLNKVANIFEMEVDDAVDGLSTLIEPLLMVVLGVLVGGLIIAMYLPIFELGNVVG
- the yacG gene encoding DNA gyrase inhibitor YacG, whose protein sequence is MTLSVQCPTCSTPVEWTEQATFRPFCSERCKLIDLGEWAEERHAIPGKIELPDEFDISEPDFFLNDDQE
- a CDS encoding prepilin peptidase, whose protein sequence is MAMWLELFAQYNWLFLGVIGTVSLLIGSFLNVVIHRLPIMMERQWLQECAEGLATTPAKDEWPERYNLITPGSNCPKCQADIPAWRNIPLISYLSQRGKCHNCHSPISIRYPLVELLTALLCVAVAAKLGPTGLFLGTWLLCFGLIAAAAIDFDKMLLPDSITLPLLWLGLLLNIDTGFVTLADAVLGAAFGYLSLWSIFQGFKLLTGKEGMGYGDFKLLALFGAWFGWQALLPIILISSIGGAVVGIALTVTSKLDQGKPMPFGPWIIIGGLSYLFYGPELVNWYLHSVVGL